The Rosa rugosa chromosome 1, drRosRugo1.1, whole genome shotgun sequence genomic sequence CTGCAAAGAGGAAAGTCGATCAATTGCATCTGGTATACTCACCAAGTCGTTCGTACTCAAATTCAATCGTTGCAAAGAGGATAAGCCACCAATTGCATCTGGTATACTCACCAAGTCATTCCTACTCAAATTCAATCGCTTCAAAGAGGATAAGCGACTAATTTCACTAGGTATACTCACAAATTTGTTTCCACTCAAATCCAACTTTTGCAGTGAGGATAAGCCACAGAGGCTAGCAAGGACTGTTATTTCTGCTATACCACACCTCTGTAGATTTAATGATGTCAAAAAGCTTAATTGTGAGAACCGGTTAGGCAACTGCAAACCTTTACATCCACAGAAAGACAACACTTTAAGCTTCTCCATAAATGAAATGGACTGGGGTACTCGTGTTATAGCAGTTTCAGAGGCATCAAGCTCCTCCAAATGTGCCATGCTTCCCAAGTTATTTGGAAATCTGGATATACGAGAGCAACCTGACAGATTGAGAGCTTTCAGACTCAAAAGGATTGGAATAGTCAATAGGTTCTTGCAACCTCTTAGATTTATCACAATAGGGCATTTCAAATGCTGCATTGGTATCAGCAGATTCTCTAAAGCCGTCCCATCTAAATGCAGTAGTGACAATTTATCCATATCTCCATTAATCTCCGGAAACTCTTTAAGCTTTGAACATCCTGAAAGAATACAAATTTCAAGATATTTCATGCAGATGAAGCGGGGAAGGCTCTTTAGATCTACACATCCTTTCATATTCAAAAAAATCAGATGTTGGAGACTCCCAAATGTTGGGTGAACCTCTGATAATTTTTCACAACCTTCAAGGATCAATTTCTTAAGGTTTGGAACCCCATTCAAGTCAGGGATCTTCTTCAAGTGTTGGCAGTAGGAAAGATCGAGTTTTTCCAGATTTCCCAAACGAAACTGCATGTTCGAATAAAAGAGAGTAATTAGATAAATACTCGGAAAGAAAAACACTAAATATGTGTACGAAAAAAATTTcgtttaataaaataaaaaaatgggtagttattgcagaaaaAATAGATTTAGTGGTacttattgcagagagaaaagtgagggttgtggaatcattttttttttaattttcttaataaaaatctattttataatcgTCCTATTTATCcttgtaatttaatttattatcaaagttttttaatctttcagggttaaatctatcaaaattttcagttttggctaacaaaataGACTATAAGATTTAAGGTTAAGCCAATAAGGTTTAAGGTTAAATTTTCAATAAGGTTaatcttcttttaataatagtatatatatcagtattaattaagccaataaggTTTAAGGTTAAATTTTCAATAATCCTACAATTGCCCTTGATTAATTAAAACTCTAAGACTATAAACTTTAATAGATAATGGATAAAACAGTAAATTAAAAATAGGAAATAGAAAAACAGgaaaagagagggaaaaaaaaacgagAGAAGAAATTGTTAATCTCAACGTGGGAAGGCTTTGACTAGACGTGTAAGCAATGGATCACCAACTGCTATTTACCACAAATCCACAAACtgtattattctttttttttttttattgcagtttgaggaagaaagaaattatgtaaaccaattttttttaaaaaaaaataaaaatagaaaaagccAATTGACACGCGCGCAAGCGTGTGTTAAGAGGTTAGTACTATTATTACGAGAATagactttgttagccaaaattgaaaaattataccaaaataaccctgaaatatatataatatatatatatatatatatatatatagagagagagagagagagagagagagagagaatcaagAGAGGACATCCTTAttttaagaatttgaggattGTTATAGTTTATACTTGTATATGACATAATTCAATAATTTCAACCGTTGATCCTTTAGATTTCCATGCAATaattgtgtctacaaaaaatcaaccaaattcataattatttggtcactcaaaattgtgtaaacaaatgtagtctatcagataaaattaaaaatgaacattgtgctaatcaaatggttaaacgttttccgatttgactaatttttttGTAGGTAGGATTCACATGTGTGTAAGTAACTAAAGAATGAGTGGTTGTGATTATAAAAAAacatcttaaaaataaaaacatcctcactTCAAGAATTTAAGGACGTCCTCTCTTGATCACTTTAAGAATTTATCATTTTAAGGAACCGcttattagacccacttttcaatcacatatcaACATttcaaccgttcattttttaagtttatatgagtagatcatatccgcaaattttcaaccatattgataatcattaaggcagttataactgcgatttacaacAATATAATGAACACCAACGGTTCAGATTGGACAGATTCAATTCGTCTATTAATTTAATCTacttagataccttaacgatcatcaatttggctgaaaatttgtggaaatgatctatacattaggatctaaaaattgaacggttgagatatcgaaatgcgatcgaaaagtggatcCCACAAGAGATCCCttaaatggccaaaaaaaaagatatatatatatatatatatatattcagagcccttctagtgagggatcccttttttggccattttaagggatcgatCATTAGGCCAACTTTTTGATCATATATTAAAATCtccaccgttcagtttttaggtctatatAAATAGAccatttatgcaaattttcagctaaattggtGACCGTTAAGGCGTTcataattatgatttataattataaacatgaacggttcaggttgggcagattttatttgtcaattgatttaatttagttcgataccttaaacGTCAccaatttaattgaaaatttgcagaagtgatctaattatatagacctaaaaactgaataatGGAGATGTGGATaggtaataaaaaaaatagtgtAATAATCAATCTCTCAaattagccaaaaaaaaataaaaagagatcccttatgtctatatatatatatgtgagagagagagagagagagagacctcatGGAGTTCAGGTAGCATTGGCAACTGCAGAGAAAGAGACACCTCATGGAGTTCAGGTAGCAATATTGGCAACTGCTCATCCTCCTCCCGTTTTCGACAACTTATGATAGTACTTAAACCCTTTCGAGGTGGATATCTCATCGAATTATATGAAGAATCTGTCAGCATAGGACAGTCCCGTAAATTTATAGTTCTTAGTCTTGATGGAAGATCTTTTGGCAACGATTGTAGTTTGCTACACCTAAACAGAAAAATTTCTGTAAGCTCAGAAAGTTGAGAGATGCTTTCAGGTATGGTGAAAAAGTTGTTTTCACTTAAATCCAGACTCTGCAGTGAGAACAAATTGCcaatgtcactggggattgctCCTTCTGGGAGATTACATCCACCTAGGTTTAGTGTTGTCAAAGATCTTAGACCTGAGAACTTGTTTGGCATCTCTAGACCTGTGTATCCAGAGCAGCCATGGAAACACAGTAGTTTAAGATTCTTGAGTAGTGAAATGGACTCGGGCACTTTTCTTATAGCAGTATGACATGCATCAAGCTCCACCAAGTGTTCCAAGGAGCCTATGTTTTCTGGCAGTTTGTCCAAACTAGAGCACCATGACAGATAAAGAAATTTCAGTGATGTCAAACTTCTACAAAGAGCGCTTGGAAGACTCGGAAGGTTCTTGCAGCCACATAGATTTAGCAAAACAAGGCCTGTTAAAATCTGGATTGATACAGGCACCTCCCTTATAGCGGTGCCATCTAAATAAAGTTCTGACAAAGTTTGCATGTTTCCCACAATCTCCGGAAACTCTTCCAGTTTTGAACATCCCGAAAGAATAAAAGTTTGAAGAGATCTCAAGCTGATTGATGGGGGAAGGCTCTTTAGACTTGCACAGCCTTTCAAATTCAATAAAATCAGATGCTGGAGATCCCTAATTGTTGGGTGAACCGCGGATAACTCTTTACAACCTTCAAGGATCAATCTCTCAAGATTTGGGACCTCACCGAAGTCAGGGGTCGTGACTAGATATTGGCAGTTGGAAAGATCCATGAGTGTCAGCATTCTCATAGAAGGCTGTTACGAAATAAGaatagaaaacaagaaagaaattttAGTATTGCAATGAAAAGTAAACTAGAATAGTTGAACTTACGACTCGGCAATTCTTGTGTATGGGATGCCCTCTCACAAGGAGGTGGGGCTGATATTACTATCCACATTAACCTTTGTATGGACGAAACTTCTACCATACATGTATAGCATACACGCATAGCTATACACGCACGATTCAACGATGTGTGAGCCTCTGCAATAAACAGAAGCTAGAAAGCCTACGCAATGCTCGCATGCGTATAATAGAAGTTCCGTTGTATGAAAGGTATGCATGAACCCACCGGTGTGGGGCCCATACCATTGTGAGAGGGCGGCTGCATACAGAAGCCTTATAAAAGAATTTCTCCTACATATCCCATCCCAGGAAAGCATATAATCATATATAAGTAAACTGGAATAATTTTACCGTTTTCTTCCACAGTCGTTCAATGCAGCTGTTAGGCATCTTGAATTCAACCAGCTGATAGGGCGTAAAACCAGATGGCAGAGACTTTAGAGGACATTCGTGCCATTCCAGACAACGTAAATCGTCAGAGAGATATGTAAAGTGCCCACCCAGAAAATTTACATTATAAATCTTCAGCAATCTTAGTTTGGTCATAGTTAAGAATGGGTCATTGGTCAAAcgcatttcttctttttcacccAAGCTTAAGAATAAACCTTCAACAGCAGATGTTCCCTGCACAGAAAACGTACCATATCTAAGGTTCATTATTATTTGTAAGATACAAATGCATGCTAGAACCAACACAAGTTGATATAAAGCTCATAATCATACATAATGTGTATTTGAGTGCGTACGTGAATATGCGTGtgtacaagtttttttttttttttttcgaaaggGTGTgttcatatatacatatgtgtgtgtgtgtgtctattaCATGCAGTAATAACTTTATTCTCTTACGGTATTACTCGCGAGTACATTACGAGCATCCTCAAAGTGCCATGGCCTTCTGCCTTTGTACTTGTGTGCATTATCATCAAGCCACAATCTGCTACGTTTGCCCGGAAAAGGTTTTGATTCTCTGCGAACAATATGCCAACCCAAACACCGTAGTAATTCATGCATCCACAGTTtttcactttcaattttgatcagaGATTTGTCAATGAGGTTAGTTATGCCTATTCGAGGAGAAAAACCACAACTTTTCAATATCTTTTGTACACGAACATGATCCTCACCATTGAAGAAACATGCGATGTCCAAAAAGATTTTCTTATCTGTATCCTGTAATCCATCAAAACTTATTTCAAGCACACTAAAAATGTCTTTATCCAGATCTTCGTCCAGTCTATCTAATACCTCTGACCATTCATCTACCTCCCTTCCCCACAATTGTGAAGCCTTAACTTTATGAGCTAGAGGAAGGCCACCGGCATATTTTACAAAACTCTTGGACAACTCTACAAACTCAGCTGGTGGATAGTTTTTCTTGAAGGCTTGTTGACATATGAGCTGAGAAGCTTCCTCATCACTAAGTTTTTCAGCCTCATATATTTTATGTACTTCACATTCTATCAATGGACGCCTATCCCTAGTTGTTATTATGAGTCTACTCCCTCGGCCCCAAGAGTACTGTTCATTCTGCCTTCCAGGTGCTAAATCTTTCAGTTGTTTTAATTCATCAACATCATCTAGAACAATAAGCACCTTTTTCTTAAGTAGTCTTTTCTTTAACAACCTGATCCCTACTCCAACAGTGtctatatttatgttgttgtcCTCGAAAGAGGATCCACACAGAAGTTTTTGCAACTCAACTAGAGCTCTTTCTTCAGAATGCAATCTAACATTGGAAAGAAAGCCGCTCCTATCAAATTGGTTACGAATCTTTTTGAAAACTTCTTTTGCCAGAGTTGTCTTACCAATGCCCCCCATCCCCCAAATCCCTATGCTAAGAACGTCATCCGACCTTAGATCCAAGTAAGACTCCAACTTTTCTATACGCACATCCATTCCAATCAAATCTCTGTCAGGATTGGATAATGTGTTGTTCAAACATATTGAAATCTGTTTAGCTATTTCCTGTATAACTTCCGATTCTCCCCTGCAAAATGATGACAACAATTCTATACTATTATTTAAGATAAGCGTGTCCATCAACTAAAACTATAACAGTTCACTAAAAGCCTCATGTATTCACATTAGAAACCAATTTAATCAATGGGGACAATAAAATCAAATCTAAAACAGTAGAAGACCAACAACAGCACCCCCTTTTCTTCTCGTGAACCCCCTGAGTTGTTGACTCATAATTATTGATGTTGTATTCCTATTCTGCAGTTACGCTTAACCTCATCAGTTCATGATTAAACAGTTTGTTTCAGACATTCCTCTCCTCCTTCCCTCCGTCTGATGCGTTGATAATTTTCTCCCTCATATCTACCCCGAAGCTATGATGACACTAGTATTACAACCCTATACATACATTCCAAAGTTATCCTTGATTGGTGATAGGGTATGTTATTGGGCTTTCTGTATATGCATGAACAAAACAAAGCTCCATATAACAACTCTCTGTAAGCCATTAGCTTCTATTTTTCGAACTTAAAAAATACGACTCAACACTCAACCCAATGCTCATTTAGAAACCAAACTCAATTTCAtttatcaaaaaataataataataaataaaaactaaattcTGAAGCCTATGCAGAAACCATAGTGGAATTACCTATGGAGTGttagagagtttttttttttttttgtttaatttgatcGGGATGTTAGAGAGATTGTTCATCTCTGCTATCACTcaattcatcaaaaaaaaaaaaaaaaggtagaatTACCTATCCTGTGTCACATGCCATCCGGAGAGACTGGCTATATCTTCTAAAGCTTTCCTCCACTTGTCCACCTTTCTCATATTTTCCTTGAAATCTGTCTCATGCTTGGCAAACGCCTTGCCGTAGTTTCCAGTTTGCTTCCTTATCTCAGATGGTTCTACATGATAAAAAACCGGAAGAACTTCGAGTCCCCTTACTTTCCTGCAATCGAGAATATGGGCAAGTTCATCCAGACACCAAGTTGAAGTAGCATAGTTGGTTGAAAGAACTGTAACCGCAAACTTGGACTCTTCGATTGCTTTCAGAAGTTCTGGTGAAATGGATTTCCCCCTCCGAAGCTTTTCAGTATCTCTAAATGTGTCGATTCCTCTCTGGCTCATAGCATAGTATAAATGGTCTGTAAAACTATTGCGAGTGTCCTCGCCCCTGAAACTGAGGAAGACATCATGTTCCCAGTTAGAGGATGAAGGAACTGTTTGGGGGTTGGGggaggaagatgatgaaggTGGTTCcatatgaagaagatgatggagatACAGATACTACTTGGGTCTCACTGGAATCGGTTTCAGGTTCCGGTTCCGATTCTCTGCTGAAAACTCAGCAGAAGGGAAAAGCTAGTGGAATATTAAAATGATGATTAACATAATTTGGGAGGAATTATCAGGAAAAACAATAGGAAAATTCATTACCAGATTCAAAGCAGATCCACTCGATCAAAATCATCTAATCGGTTGACTGCAAGTTTCTACGATGACTTGACTTCATAATATTTTAGGTCAATTGCCGAgtaagcctttttttttttttttttttatcatcaaCCCAGAAGCTTACACCATACATCCAATGCATGGACCCACGAAAAGCCGAAGCCAGCAACCCCATGCTTTTAGAAGCAAGCAAGGGCTTTTCTCACTGTAGCTGGAGTTACTGTAGTTTAATGAAATTTTCGAAATACCGGGTTGTAGGTAGTTTACTGTAGGTAAAATCATTTTACATTTTATcaagggggtgaaatttgcacatcCCTCTTTACATTCTGCATATCCttcttaattttttaatattttctgatcTCCTCTTGAATTTGTTTCCCATAATACCCTTCTTCTCTAATATTTTtcttcagtctctctctctctttctctctctctctctcgctctcgtgCTCCTACCGGCTAACCGATTTCATCTTCGCCGTCCGGCCACGACACGACGGCGGACCACCATCAATCGAAGCGTCTCTTCATCGTCGACCTCTTGGTGGTCTCGGATCATCCAGGCATTGGCTGTAAAAAGAGAATCGAAGGCCCGAAGTTCATGATCCTCTGACGGTTTCTGGGCAAGTTTCGGCAACTCCGgcgtccggccaccccacgacggtCAACCGGCGCCGTTCTCTTCATCTTGACGTCGCCGTCACACTTCAATCGTCGACTGTGTCGACGACGAGAAGTTTTTGGAGCTCCGGTGGTCATCATCGAATTCCGGCCACCGATGACTTGCACGTGGGaaacaaatacaaatacaaacaCCCATTTCTTGGATTTGCTACTAAATCCAAGAGAATGTAAAGAGGAGAAGAAGTGTGAATAGAAAGTTGGGCGAATTTGTTTCTAGGTGCCACTTGGATTCGGTGATGAGAAAATGAGGCCCAAATGTGATGGAATTGTTGAATCTAGGGGTTTGCTATTGTTTTAGGCTTGAAAtgaggtttttattttttatttttagtgttGGATTGGTGGAGAACGGATCGCTGAGTGTTTTTACTGATTGTTTGATGCATGTTTAGGTTAGATCAATGTGAAATGACTGGTTTTTGTGACTGGAAATGTGCTTTTGGTTTCTAGtggatgtggattttattgtgtttttcggttttcgatttTGAATCTTGGGAGTATtatgagaaagaagaaaaaaaaaggatattCGTTTTGATTCTGTTGCTTTGTGATGAATTGTGATTGAAGTGATTTCGAAATTCTGAATTAGAAGTGTCTGAACACCAATCCATCAGATGGACTTGGAGCTTGTCCACCAACTGTATTTCGATTTTCAAGTAATTAGATGCAAGTCTCGATGCTGCCTTCTGTGCCTATATTTTTTTCATGGTTCTGTCAGCTGGAGAGCTTCGAGGTTTGATTAAAATCCAAGTCTCCAAGGTCTGAAGGAGGGTGGCGGATCTTGACAAAGCAACCAATATAGAGCCTTCTTGGATAAGCTAGCGGCCTGTAAGTTTCTCTGCTATCAACATGTTGAAGGGTAAATAGTTTGATTCACTGCTGAGAGTGTTTAGTTGGAGAAGAAGGGTAATATGGGAAAAAATACAAGAGGAgatcagaaaatattaaaaaattagaaaggGTGTGCAAAATGTAAAgaggggtgtgcaaatttcaccccccccccctttaTCAATCTTcatcaaaaaaagaaactaTTACATTTTTCATCTACAAGCATTTTTAGTGATAGAAACACCACCGATGATGAAAATATTTTTTGAACGAAAGTATAGAATTTATCATTGTGAATTTCCACTCTTTTAAATATTGGCGATTTTTTGTTAGAGGAAAATGTCAATATTGTACAGATGTTCAGCAAGCAATACAAAAAAGATACACTTCTGGAGGTCGTCAAAAAAAATCTTTTCGCAGAGTACCTAACACAACTTATTCTAAAACAGAACAAGTCacctaaaagtctaaaacatcCCAGTATCCCACCTTTTAGAATTAggcccaaaacaaagaaaactagtGTCCCGAAGATTAATAAATTATGGCAACAaaacttttgttttctttgtgacttttctctaaaaaaaaaaagagataaatgTCATATTCTCCTTATAAAAAAGAGGAataatgaccaaaaaaaaaaactaatttttaGGTGGGCCGAAAACAACCAATCCCACCCTATTCCAACACAACTCAAtagaaaccctagcccaatGAGGCAAGGATTCCTTAGAACTTGCAGAAAACTCCAGCCAGCCGCTGCCGTAAAGATCCTTCCAGCTAGAGGCATCTCCTTGCCGGTCACAAACAACCACTTCAACCACGAACCTGCTTCCACAGATTCAGTTCTGGTCAAGCACCATATGCTCCCATGACCACTGTTCGGGGCCTAAAATACGGATTTGAATTAAGCTATTAACGATCTGCTAGGTTATCGGGTTGGGCCGGATTGAATTTTGTTATTACTaatcggatttggatttaggttgaTGCACTCCAAACCAAATCCAATTACAGGTCTAATCAAAACCATAGAATGCGTAAGCCCACCTCACACAATATTTTACCTATTTTGAAACCAAGTGTTAATTTGCTCAATTTTAATCAAATTGTGAGTACAGCTATTGCTTTTCTTGGCGAGCGGTGTGTTGTAGACTGGGACGAGTCTAAAGTTGATTGGTCTGCCAATTTCTTACATGCCCGAATTGCAGATTCTGATGTTTTGATCGTCAAACTCAAGGTCATGACAATGTTTctgttgttggtaattatcttgaagaGGTTGAAGATCTTCTTTCAGTTTTTGCTAGTTTCTCTATAAGTGTTTTAGGGCAGTGTTATATTATACAAGGACAAACACCTCTTGGTATGTTCTATCTTAGCTCTAGGATTTGTCACAGCTTCTGAAATGATAAGGGATGTCATTCGAAACAATTATTATCGTTAACAGATTCAATGAACTtacttttccaaaaaaaaaaagtgtaggATGTAATGTATAGAGGGGACCGGAAGAGTATGAACTCTTACGGTGCGTTtgaatgagaaaattatgaaatccgtaggaatttataaatgatggaatctttaactccatcaatctaaaattccattaattgcaatttctattgtttggttgtatctatttagaatttgaaatgtgtaataaattaagaaagtttaatataaataaaaaaataaaatagaaaaaagctttgttttggaaatgaaaattgaatgtTGCAAAaaaattcgtaaatgacacctattttggtggaaattgaagtggggaatttaaataatgaattccttcttcttcttttttcaaagagaaatttaaaatgagtttttctattaggACCTAcatatttgctcatttgacctctcatCTCTTTACACCTCCTATTTGCTTTTTAAAAGGTAAAATTTGCTAAGTAAACCTCTTTCATGCATATACCTAACTTAACCTTActcataaaagaaaatttttggGAGCATTAAAGATGAGTTAGTGCTcccataattatttatttaccacaaaataaacttgacattgttcaaaaaaaaaaactgagataATTATTGAAAAAGATAATGTAACTAATTAACATAAATTTATCAGGGGTTTTTCAAGCCTATTATTTCATGCTTAATTATGGATTTTCAAAGCTTAGTTTTTATGGTTTATGGTTGCATACAGGAATTTCGATAGGTTGCAATATTAAATTTGTTCACGCTcttcttttattatttatttttgtcttaTATGCCGCTTTACAAACTTATTTAGTTAGTTTACATGAGGGCTTTCTATCCCCCGTTTCATGATCCTCAAGAGAAAGACCTTTgtatcatagttttattttttatataatttgccaagaaattttgaatgcattttctcttgattttctcttttttaaaagcttttataaacaaagaaaatgagaaatatgaaatgagaactaaaatggaaatgaaTAATTAAAGTACTGTAAATGTGTCCATTATTATAAATCTttgtagagaaaaaaaaaatattttccttattaGTTTGCTGTCTTTAACAGTCTTTTTATATAAGGATACATATGTCATtgaataattaaaaattgaGGGGGGTCTAGTGAGTAGATTAAGAGGTCCCAAAAGAAACTCTCATTTAAAATTTCTAATTTGATGCTATCTTGAGCCTCCCTTTAAGTTCAAGACGTGTTGATGACAGAGTTGTGTGGAGACTAGAGAAAAATGGTCAGTTTTCTGTTAAAACAGCTTATCGATTTGATTTTGCTACTTCTCATGCTAGAAGTCCATTCCATTTGTCGGTGGGTGTGGCTTTTTGGAAAAAGCTTTGGAAGGTGAATATACCTAGCTCGGCTAAGATTCATATTTGGAGAGTTTGTCATAACATTTTGCCTTCAATGGAGAGACTAGAGTCAAAAATGGTGGTGCTGGATTCTCAGGTATGTGTTTTGTGTTCATCTGCAATTGAGACAACTTTACATCTTTGCAGAGATTGTCCTTTTACGAAGCAAATACTCCAATCTAATGGAGCTTTGAGTCAGGTGTGTTTTAATCCTCACACTGAGAATTGTGACATCTTAGAATGGTTTAGCTTTTGTGTTCAAGAGCTTTCTTTGATGGATTTGGGTGATTTAATTCATCTACTTTGGGGCGTATGGAAAGAGAGAAATTGTAGAGTTTGGGAGAATAAGAGTCTTCCTGCTTGTGACATGTTGATTCAGTCTATGGCCAGACTACATGCTTTTAGGTTTTATAATCTGAAAATGGGAATTGGTCGCACTGCAAGGTTTGCACGTTGGTCAGCCCCGCCTTTGGGATGGCACAAGATAAATGTTGATGGGTCTTTTGATCACACAATAAGGAATGGTGGTATTGGTTTTGTTATCAGAGACCATCAGGGAGCGTTTTTGGCTGGGGGAGGTCGACCACTACATGGTCTGCTTTCTCCTGAACATGCTGAAGTATTGGCTTGTGATATGGCAGTGCAGTTTGTTGTGGACAATGGCTTTGTTCCAGCTATCATAGAGACGGACGCACAGAGCGTGCAAAGGCAATTAACTAAGTCTGATGGGAGTAATGTTTCCATGTTGGGTCGCTTGTATGATGATCTTGTTTTGAGGTTGGAGAGCCACTCTAATCTGAAAATTGTTCACATCAGCAGAAGTGCAAATAAGGTTGCACACATTATGGCAGCAAGGGCTACTACTGAGCTGCAgagtttcttttatttttctactTCCCCTGTTTTCTTATTAGTTGCGTTAGCAGCTGAAACCATTCCTTTGTAATCCTTTATTTTCCAATAAAGTCTGACTtcttttccctcaaaaaaaaatttctaatttgataatgccaaacgagagaATTAGCTTGTAAGAATTATGAAATTctcatttttaattaaatttcatcattttttcccttatccaaacacactcttaagCGAAGATTGAAAAGCAACAAACAA encodes the following:
- the LOC133721158 gene encoding TMV resistance protein N-like isoform X2, with the translated sequence MSQRGIDTFRDTEKLRRGKSISPELLKAIEESKFAVTVLSTNYATSTWCLDELAHILDCRKVRGLEVLPVFYHVEPSEIRKQTGNYGKAFAKHETDFKENMRKVDKWRKALEDIASLSGWHVTQDRGESEVIQEIAKQISICLNNTLSNPDRDLIGMDVRIEKLESYLDLRSDDVLSIGIWGMGGIGKTTLAKEVFKKIRNQFDRSGFLSNVRLHSEERALVELQKLLCGSSFEDNNINIDTVGVGIRLLKKRLLKKKVLIVLDDVDELKQLKDLAPGRQNEQYSWGRGSRLIITTRDRRPLIECEVHKIYEAEKLSDEEASQLICQQAFKKNYPPAEFVELSKSFVKYAGGLPLAHKVKASQLWGREVDEWSEVLDRLDEDLDKDIFSVLEISFDGLQDTDKKIFLDIACFFNGEDHVRVQKILKSCGFSPRIGITNLIDKSLIKIESEKLWMHELLRCLGWHIVRRESKPFPGKRSRLWLDDNAHKYKGRRPWHFEDARNVLASNTGTSAVEGLFLSLGEKEEMRLTNDPFLTMTKLRLLKIYNVNFLGGHFTYLSDDLRCLEWHECPLKSLPSGFTPYQLVEFKMPNSCIERLWKKTPSMRMLTLMDLSNCQYLVTTPDFGEVPNLERLILEGCKELSAVHPTIRDLQHLILLNLKGCASLKSLPPSISLRSLQTFILSGCSKLEEFPEIVGNMQTLSELYLDGTAIREVPVSIQILTGLVLLNLCGCKNLPSLPSALCRSLTSLKFLYLSWCSSLDKLPENIGSLEHLVELDACHTAIRKVPESISLLKNLKLLCFHGCSGYTGLEMPNKFSGLRSLTTLNLGGCNLPEGAIPSDIGNLFSLQSLDLSENNFFTIPESISQLSELTEIFLFRCSKLQSLPKDLPSRLRTINLRDCPMLTDSSYNSMRYPPRKGLSTIISCRKREEDEQLPILLPELHEVSLSLQLPMLPELHEFRLGNLEKLDLSYCQHLKKIPDLNGVPNLKKLILEGCEKLSEVHPTFGSLQHLIFLNMKGCVDLKSLPRFICMKYLEICILSGCSKLKEFPEINGDMDKLSLLHLDGTALENLLIPMQHLKCPIVINLRGCKNLLTIPILLSLKALNLSGCSRISRFPNNLGSMAHLEELDASETAITRVPQSISFMEKLKVLSFCGCKGLQLPNRFSQLSFLTSLNLQRCGIAEITVLASLCGLSSLQKLDLSGNKFVSIPSEISRLSSLKRLNLSRNDLVSIPDAIGGLSSLQRLNLSTNDLVSIPDAIDRLSSLQQLDLSTNDLVSIPDAIGGLSSLQLLSLSTNDLVSIPDAIGGLSSLQRLNLSTNDLVSIPDAIGRLSSLQRLDLSMNDLVSIPDATGGLSSLQRLDLSMNDLVSIPDATGGLSSLQRLDLSMNDLVSIPDAIGGLSSLQRLDLSTNDLVSIPDAIGRLSSLQRLDLSTNDLVSIPNAIGRLSSLQRLDLSMNDLVSIPDAIGGLSCLQRLDLSANDLVSIPDAIGRLSSLERLDLSRNKLVSIPDAIGLLTSLKHLDWSENNSVSN
- the LOC133721158 gene encoding disease resistance protein RPV1-like isoform X3, with the protein product MEPPSSSSSPNPQTVPSSSNWEHDVFLSFRGEDTRNSFTDHLYYAMSQRGIDTFRDTEKLRRGKSISPELLKAIEESKFAVTVLSTNYATSTWCLDELAHILDCRKVRGLEVLPVFYHVEPSEIRKQTGNYGKAFAKHETDFKENMRKVDKWRKALEDIASLSGWHVTQDRESKPFPGKRSRLWLDDNAHKYKGRRPWHFEDARNVLASNTGTSAVEGLFLSLGEKEEMRLTNDPFLTMTKLRLLKIYNVNFLGGHFTYLSDDLRCLEWHECPLKSLPSGFTPYQLVEFKMPNSCIERLWKKTPSMRMLTLMDLSNCQYLVTTPDFGEVPNLERLILEGCKELSAVHPTIRDLQHLILLNLKGCASLKSLPPSISLRSLQTFILSGCSKLEEFPEIVGNMQTLSELYLDGTAIREVPVSIQILTGLVLLNLCGCKNLPSLPSALCRSLTSLKFLYLSWCSSLDKLPENIGSLEHLVELDACHTAIRKVPESISLLKNLKLLCFHGCSGYTGLEMPNKFSGLRSLTTLNLGGCNLPEGAIPSDIGNLFSLQSLDLSENNFFTIPESISQLSELTEIFLFRCSKLQSLPKDLPSRLRTINLRDCPMLTDSSYNSMRYPPRKGLSTIISCRKREEDEQLPILLPELHEVSLSLQLPMLPELHEFRLGNLEKLDLSYCQHLKKIPDLNGVPNLKKLILEGCEKLSEVHPTFGSLQHLIFLNMKGCVDLKSLPRFICMKYLEICILSGCSKLKEFPEINGDMDKLSLLHLDGTALENLLIPMQHLKCPIVINLRGCKNLLTIPILLSLKALNLSGCSRISRFPNNLGSMAHLEELDASETAITRVPQSISFMEKLKVLSFCGCKGLQLPNRFSQLSFLTSLNLQRCGIAEITVLASLCGLSSLQKLDLSGNKFVSIPSEISRLSSLKRLNLSRNDLVSIPDAIGGLSSLQRLNLSTNDLVSIPDAIDRLSSLQQLDLSTNDLVSIPDAIGGLSSLQLLSLSTNDLVSIPDAIGGLSSLQRLNLSTNDLVSIPDAIGRLSSLQRLDLSMNDLVSIPDATGGLSSLQRLDLSMNDLVSIPDATGGLSSLQRLDLSMNDLVSIPDAIGGLSSLQRLDLSTNDLVSIPDAIGRLSSLQRLDLSTNDLVSIPNAIGRLSSLQRLDLSMNDLVSIPDAIGGLSCLQRLDLSANDLVSIPDAIGRLSSLERLDLSRNKLVSIPDAIGLLTSLKHLDWSENNSVSN